One Parasteatoda tepidariorum isolate YZ-2023 chromosome 1, CAS_Ptep_4.0, whole genome shotgun sequence genomic window, gcataagaaagaatatcaaacatctttcatttttaaatttaaaaagtcacaATAAAGACGGAACGTTACCATGCTACACTGAAGAAATCCCCTGTGCAATTGATGATCCTGTTGTTCTGCAATAGCAGTCATTCGTCTCAAATAACAACGCCCCCTATCGATCGTTGCGTTCGCGAGTTATATGAAAACGAGAAATTACCTCCAACGTTTTAAgattgaagtttaattttaaaaaaaagtctgacaaaatttgttaatttgtgaaattttcttaaacagtctcttgtaacattaaaatgttacccattttcattaaaaaaaatttcataaaagatcCAGATTTGAATTAaagctgaatttaaaatatggcaTCGTTTTTACCATAGAGTTTAAATAGAATAGAGCTCACTCATTTTTGTCCTCACAATGAAACCACGTGACTGTTGGGTgaatcaagaaaaattattttctactccGTTTCCAAGCTGAAATTATAAAACCGAAAATCGTTAAATATGATATCTTATTGCtgtagaaaaacattttttaaaggagGTTCTTATTTCTTATGTAAGATAATTCATCACTTTTTAGAATAGCAATGCTTTAATGAACTTTTAGAATGTTCTTCTTTTCcttaaacattatattaatcccgattattccattttatttattccaaaatccaaacttatgattttaaatCTATCTGACAAgtgaatataaacaaataagatCACAACCAaaccataaaatattgattgtatagaattattcattattaatacataattattttaattttaccgccaaaatgttaatatttgcttctttgaattaaaactaaaactacttttttcaaccaaaaaacttaagataaattctaaaattgaaacatactttattattatgtaccacaaaggtaattaaaaaatagtaattaattttaaaaaataaaacaaatttgacttaattgtagtttctttctttaaatatttaaaacaatcgtggatggaattattattaaaataaattttaacaaaggaAACGTATTGTTAATTAATTGGGAAGTAGTCtttgagcaattttaaaattttgaagtttaatggGAAAAAACTTAGATTTTTAACTACAATTATAAATATGGACATTTATGTGACtgtgtaaattatataaaatattgtataatttctAACCATTTTTTGAATTAACCATAGGTAGTTATCACAAGATAGATTTTtaccgtttttaaaaaaaattaaaaaattgaaattttcatattttgtaaaaatataaacaatgctGTGCAGTTTATACatgttaaaaaatctgaattccaaaaaaatttttaaattaacaaaatcatgTCAAATCATGTTAGATTGTGGTGTCTAAAGATTCAgtgctagtaaaaaataaataaatagaaaatttttaaaaaacttgagaTTCAACAACTGTCGTTaccagaaaaaactttttttcaaaaccaacGTATATACGATACCATTTCAcagaatgatttcaaaataaatatttgtaattgaaaaatgtagatTTCGCAGTATCTGTATATAAGGAAACTGTAGTTGAAGgaatttaaagagtaaaaaaaaaagaagtaaaatttgaaaaactaaatattgttgtccaaaatttgcaaaacaaatCCCAAACTTGTTTTTGTGTTATTACATTAAATCATAGCTATATCATAATATGAAACTTTTGAATAGATTGccttttctagaaaaaattaaaactctaacGTAAAGCGCATGGCAGCACTACAGAGTACGACTCTTTTAGAAAACATTATAATGGAATCGTTATAATGGATCGTCaatataatttgcttaatttagcTATGAGTCACTCAATAAGAAAGTCTATAGAATAGAAATGTTACGAAGGAACAGTATCGGTGTTGCGAAGGGGTCTAAATTATAGACTCTATGTAACTAATTTGCATTGTTCTTGTCTTATAGCTACACTATTTCAAATGTAGTTCACTACACatggaataatataaaaattaatagttttattttataatgattaaatatagatatatttttgtaagagTGACATTGACATTACATTAttgcaaatgaaattaaaataacattgcttCAATGGAATAGAAATTGAGGCTTAATATATCAATCGCTGTAATGGAATGGTCAAtctaatttgcttaatttaactAGAAGTAATTCTAGAAGAAAGTCTTTAGAATAGAAATGCTACGAAAGAGCAGTATGGGTGTTGATAAAGGGTCTCTAAATTATAGTCTTCATGTAACTAATTTGCATTGCTCTTTTCTTAAAGCTACactattttaaatgtagttCACTACATTTggaataatgtaaaaatgaatagttttattttatagtaattaaatatacttaaggttatatttttgtaagagTGACATCGACTCTACaatattacaaatgaaattaaaataacattgcttCAATGGAATAGCAACAGGGACTTAATACATCGATCGTTATAATGGAATGGTCAGTGTAATGGGGTAGTTCTAAATAATTTAGACCatgtttagaagaaaaaaagctatttttaaaaaaattacctcttCCCACATATCAAAAACGCATCCCTTCAAGAGAGCTTCGGGAATTGAAACTTGCCAGTTAAACTCGTAGGCTTTCGTcataacgaagaaaaaaaataattaatctagtTAACTTTTAATGTTAGTTACACAATACAATCCTTTTGTCGATCTTGATAGCCGGATTCTCCGATCCAAAGTGAAGTGAACACACGAGAGTGAATATCAGAATTGACAGAAGCCATATTAATGTCTGATCTACCAAACGAAAAAAAGCTAATGAAGCTCTTTCTGATAACTTAAAAGAGCTACAATACGAACAAAAGATAAAAGTACGAGTTTATGTGTTGTGCAATTGTTTTTGTGATATTCAAACAAAGTATTATTTTGGCATTTCAAGTAAAGCCATGAATAAATCAGAAAAAGTTTCTCTAGGAAAACtcgattttgtgaaaataatttttcttttatctggAACACGAAGTAGAATATATTTAAGCATTGAGACAGATGAAAAAAAGGAGCaaagaaatctaaaaacaaCTGCACAAGCAACTCTAAGGATTGACTAGCGATAGTCAACGGAGAGAGTAGcctaatttaaataagagaataTTAGATATTGAGTTATTTCACGTCAgggtgattttttaattatttacacacAATATTTTGTCTAGTGAACTTTGTTATCAGTAGAAGTACAATACTTTATAATCACGTACTCTTGCCTCTGAAGATGATGAACAATACATTTAACTTTGCTTAAATTTCCAATTAGTTATGtagtaattatatttcaaagttaGGTTTTCTTTTGAACACTAGCACACTTACCTTTGAATAGAATAAACTCTACCAATGTTGTTGGTGTCACACTCTATCCATGCTAATTTTTAATggccaatttttaataaattaacatacatTATAACGtaacatatattatatattaacatatttttaatatgttaacaTATAATATATGTTAAGTTATAATGTAtgttaatgtataatattttaatatataatgagCATGTTAATCgattacataaatttcaaaaataatgatcaacagtacttgaaaaaaaaaacagttaaactTAGTAATACAGAATGtgtaacacaattaaaaatgagaagtaatttaaaCCAGCTAGTGTGCCTATGCGAGCTCACTGCTTTAAGATTCCACATTGTCCTTCACCTGCTCGAATTCATCGATACGCGACTCTCTTCCTGCTGCCTTCGACAGGATTGCTCGAAATCTCCAGCATTTGTATTTTTAGGgaaaataaaagagttaaacATTTCCCCGAATTCGTTTGCGGGGACCAGTTGGTCCGTCCAAACAAACTCGCAGCTTCAAAGTTCGTCATAGTAGTCCACCAACACAATTTCACCTCTTAACGGTTTAGTGGCACAAGAGGCAGACTCGAATATGAACCAAGCTCATGGTAATAATATGTGGGGACGTGCTTTGTAACATAATTGCTAATAAGACTAATTACCCCGATAGtttcaaaatatcgaaataaagctttttatttattctatttgttttataaaaagcgCATGGTTTAAATTTGGGACTTATATCTTGGTTAAAACGTGTTATTTAGCATTGCAGTCAATTTTGAGCTAAATACCCATATTTAccccttttattaaaaacatcaaaatttaccttcttttttttatctgctaAAGAGCAGACTTATATCTTTCTTAAAACGTGTTACTTAACATTGTTCtcaattttgaactaaataccCCTATTTAccacaaaaattacaaatttctaaataataaaacttttttagtctTCCCATTTATCTCATAAAAAATACCTGGTTCAAATCTCATCTTAGTAAAACATTAGGCTAATTTACCCATTTTTACTctgatatttacaaatattgcaTGGaagcatttttagtttttccgtTTATCTAACAAAGTCAtggtttaaatttatgaattccattttggtaaaaaaatgttatttatcatTACTGTATGGCATGTTTACCTCAATAATTACATCTaacgaaatgaaatatttttagttcattccATTCAATCATTTATCCAAATTGATTTCCATTTGATTGTTCAAACCATTGATCCAAATTTGGGACAAGTATTtctgtaaaaactttatttagcaTAACTGCATGCCAATTAGGCTAATTACGCCTTAATTATCCCTACAAACACCAATAATCACAAATACTGAAAGGAAACTTTCTTAGTCCTTCTATTtctctgataaaaaaaactcatgttttaaatttgagacttctattttggtaaaaatatattagttagcAATATTGTCAATTTTAGGCTAATTAACACTAAATATCTCGAAAATTAGcgttggctggtcgatacgaatgcCACTCCCGGCTAACACataccacaatgctgacgtcaAATATCTCCAGTGGTatatggatcatgggttagagtccttccttgcatcaggctaaccgtgggaggttatcGACGTTTTCCTCTCCGCATAACGCAAGCgagttaatttcatcaaaaagttctccacgaaagtaaatttctcaaaaaccttgattcaggagttcccttgtcttccagattaggttcaaaattacaaggctacggagttgaacaactGTAGTCGCAAACTCTAAGTTGTGTCCGCTCAGAATTCTTTCTTCTTAGTGAgtgatttttcttatatttttaaagtggttGCAAATGCTACgatttaattatgcatttttgttgcaataaatttcatttacagCGATTTGGCCAACATGATAATTaaacaatcaaaacaattaTATGAGACCAGATGATAGTGCGAGGAAGTTTTAAAGTGATAGCCTGATTAAACAAACTTTGCTAACCTTAATCGTTATTACATTAGGCACAATAAATACTGTAAGAATCTACAATCTCCGCCTCtagaaatatctaaatattgtAACAGAGTCTTTATAattctttgaaaacttttaatggtTAAGCGAAAATGAGACAAATTTcgatcatttaataaatttgtgatcACCTTCATGCGTtatatttataggaaaatattattgtatgaGAACTGTGCCTTAACCCAACCTTCAACCGTTTAAACGTACCTTTAActgtacattaaaaaagaaaattgctctTAACAGTGACGTAAATTCATTACCTCTAAAAGACTCAGACTTAATAATGACTCCTCCACACTAGCCCCGCGTAGTCATTCATTAGTTCTTTTAACCTCATTATCCGTTAATTAATGAAGGACATGTCCTAAAACGAAGCGAACTTGACGAAAGacgtatcttaaaatataaacatatctTAAAAGATAATATGTAACAAGCATATTTATTCCTAACATAATTACTCCTATTCTTAGAAACGATGAATAAAACTAGGCATTgaaaccttttttatttatttgctacataattacttatttatttgctaCAAAATCATTTAGAGCTTTGTCTTTAAactattcaagaaaatataatgcaatattGCTAATCTGCCATAATTTACTGAGTTTTTTTGACtgataaataacagaaatattccATTTGTCTTCAATAACCCCTTGACTCAAACAGTTTGACTCTCTCCATCATAAGAGATGGTCATTAAGGATTATCCTGTGTGTATATTAAtgataacatttaatttcaaaaacgaaaGTAGAGTGAAATATTATGTAAGAGTACAAATACAAAAGcgagaaagaattttaattaaaaaaaaaagctgtttagattacatatatattttctcaaCATTTGTAACTTTCAGGAGTCTGATAATCAACCATTCTTAAATCAGCTAGAAATAAATTTCCTGATATACGAGTCGGGggcagaaaattatttcttggaCCATACTGAGGTGATGGATTGTGATGTGGAGGATCTTCTGGTGGCATAAATGAAGATGTGTCATAACCATCTCGCAAGGATGCTACTAATTTGTCCACTTCCTCTTTCCGGATTCCGttagtaaaatcaattttggtAAAGAATCTGAACATCTTAGGCATCTCACAGGGCTTATATAGAATAGGAATAAGTTTGCGATACCTTTCgtctaaaaaatacaaacattgaGTTAATAGTACCAgggtttaattttattaaattaattaacaatgactgttataacagattatttctaaatgtaagtttaaaattttaaaataccattttaacaTCCACCAGTTTATTAtcagaaagtgaaaaaaaaactcgctTCGTTAAGTCAGTAAGGGAGTCCGGGAATTAGAATTGCAACAAATGTCTTCAAGAGCCTGCAGtggttaaaatatttcgaattcgAATCCAATCGAAtgattaataacataaaattaataacataattaataacataattttattaataatataaattaagtaattaattacataaaaataaactaactttaGGGGAATTTTcgattcagatatttttttcgcGTATTTCGAAAAACCCTGTTTTTGCCTTATGTAATTAGttcctttttgttttcttcagtTTGATTGCCATTAAATTTGaatcaagaaaattatattgaatgtCTCAATCTAAGCCTTAACCTTTCACGCTCTTTATTTAATCTCCTCTGAGGCACTCCCAACTCTTTTGATCCTTCAATGGCTGAGCAGGAAGAGCAAACGGCTGAACAAGCTGCcgaaaaattgtttgttaagTCTTTCTAAAGGTTCTATTCAATCTAAAGGCTGCTATACATTTAGAAGGCGAACAAATTAGCATCGTGAGAAAAGATCCGTGATTCACAAAGCCGATATGGCTGCTAATTCTGGTTCGTATCTACAAGAAGGTTTCCAGCTTTTACTCTATAGTTGCTTAAAACCCAATCACGGGTATGCTCAAAGACGTTTGCACATGCGCATtactcattttctttttaaaagttaatgaactttttgattttcttatgcATATTATCCTACATCTTatctttttatgcaattatgcTTCATATATCAGATTGACatgaaataatatgatttttgcaatgaaaggcaatgtaaagttttaagaacttttgGTTCTAAATCAAGGAAATTAATGTTTCTGGAGTTTTTGAGCTATGCGTGAGAGTTAGAGAATAGAGTTAGAATTACTTACTGATCGTTGATAGTTAGAATTACTAATTAAATcgaggaattaaaaattttcccaaCGAGCACTTTAGCCATCCTATActctacaattattaatttgaaaaaacatatatgttaccggcaaagtttgaaatccgAATTCAACAGAATGCTTAGACTTTTCATAATGCCTAAAGCTAACCGGCATTGTATAAACGAttcatatttcacacattgcctaAGCATTCAATAGAACGTTAAATGAGGAGCTAGCAAAATATGAAACACATCTCCGATTCGTTAcgaattatttcagttttattcaaaatgccATTCAAGCCTATCATGCAGGACGGTCAACAAGCAGGtccattttaactaatttttttccatgaaaattttgtttcccttgctaagaaaagcataaatttagttttgtacggctttcatttttcttcacgtattttgaattaattttttaatacactcTAATTATTGTTTCAGAATAACATTTGTACTTTCGAGTGATGCACGTCAGTTATATAATAGCCTTATGaggagaaattttatattttgcctaaatagcatttatCATTCTATTGAAGTGTTATTACAATACCTATAAAAAGTATGTAACGATTCCCATCTTTCTTACTTTGTCTATAAACGTCCACTAtaatatacaatgcctaggcattctacaGGATGATGGCATTTCGTACTTTTCCGGTACTATACACATTGTCTTTTAATAGATACGTTACAGTCAATGTATGAAATGCCGATATTCTATTAAATATCTAGTTATCATTTAGAATTGctagtatttttagaaacagtataaatatgaaatttactaTACTATGCCTAGTCATTGTATTTAAtgtctgtattttttttctttatgcttAGTATTTcaatagaatgcctaggcaaagcataaaatatcaatatttatactTTGGCAGCTCTAAATAAGTCATTCTAAagcaatgtgtgaaatattaATCACTTTATACTTTGTTGATTAACTTTAGGCATTCCAAAGCAAAAACAGTTATTGTGATAACATATTTTAGATAGTATGACTAGTATAATCGGATGATTTTACTCAATCCAGTAACAGCAGCATAACCAGCTTGTGCTTCATCAGCAGGACACTTCAAAAAACTTGGAGATACAACAACTATTACACGTTTGCACctgttagaaaaaaatgaaggttTTTCAAGTGTCAGTTTAAATtgatatgtaataataattgcataataaatatttcgtaattaattatttaatactatttaatagTTTATCTCAAAAGGTTTAAAGTTCAATTAACGCATTAAAATGTACAATCTCTCAAAGAAATAATCACCTTTCTTCCATTATCTTCAAATTTGTTGCATGTTCTGAATGCCCTGCTAATTCATCTCGATGTCTAAAATAAAGCTTGAAACCGACTTCATCAGTTTCTAAGTATTTTGCTAAAAGCAAAACGAAGTCAATATCTTCATCAGAGTAGCAAACAAAGGCATCATACAAAGTGCATACTAAAAAAAGCGTTTAAAAGTCAACATTATTCATAAGCAAATTATCATAACAAGTAAAAGCATTACGATTTAAGTTACTATATCATTGTTCAATGTTGAACCAATGTTTCTGAGCGTtttctttatagaaatattttgacaaataatattttttaaaatctagatagattctggaagttttttttttgttgttgttgctatttTCATGTAATTAGGGGGTCGATTAAAATTGTACATGTTTTTAAACGTTGCTCGTCAtcgaaaacacttttttaaaagagttgtttttaaaatagaatgctCTTAGACAAAAATTGCATTGCATTTCAGAATTAATTAGTATTGCAGTAATGCTTATAGtatttattcatacatttttaatatatgaaaagtCTAGTTCtggtgttaaattttttgaattgaacgTGAACTCCTGATGTCCAGTCCATTTCAATTcagaattaagaaatattatctttattcccaaatatagaaaaataaaacttgattcttaagtttttctgatattttcttCGTAAGTAATGCTTCGATTTCTATTTTCCAGCACTATTTTCTTGTAACTACGTGGTTGATAAGAGTAGTATATGTTCCAAAACGTTGTTCggaacaaaaaagaattaaaaataagtaattaaataaactattttttaaaaatagaatgctCCTTAATGAAAGTTCTGCTAAATTTTAGAACTAATTTTTAGTACAGTAATGCTTACTggttatttattagattttaacaattgaaaagcCTAGTTCGGGTAcctctttaaattaaaagggCGCTTCTACTGTCCGAAATGCAATCCATTACATTTCATAATTAGGAAATAAAGTGAATAGTTCAAAATccccaaattttattttatggtataagtaaatgtatcaaatttagaaatattagaaattatattgaaggaaaaaagaattgtaaatcctattatttatttattttggcatttttgCCTCCCTATATTACGCCATTCTACATTTACccattttttagtaaaaattgatAATCATTATAAATTCCGTATTTTGCACGAAATTAGGgttgaaattataattcattttaaaagaagaatttttaaaaaaaaatactaacttcCCGTTTTTGAGTCATCTTTTGTCAAAATTTCGAAATCATTCAAACGTACATCAGTCATGCTGCTAGAtgtagctaaaaaaatttaaattgagtcatggttttaagaaattattcgatcatttaataaaaaaaaaaaaaaaaaaatttaaaataacgatCATTTTCCACTCGGCTTGGAGAAGACATGCAAAGATCTTCACCAATTTCAGACTGTTAGTTCAATGATCCATTCCTCTGAGTATTATGGGTAGTTTACATGTGTCGGGGAAGTT contains:
- the LOC107443817 gene encoding myeloid differentiation primary response protein MyD88-A isoform X3, with translation MKETINIRATSSSMTDVRLNDFEILTKDDSKTGTKYLETDEVGFKLYFRHRDELAGHSEHATNLKIMEERCKRVIVVVSPSFLKCPADEAQAGYAAVTGLNERYRKLIPILYKPCEMPKMFRFFTKIDFTNGIRKEEVDKLVASLRDGYDTSSFMPPEDPPHHNPSPQYGPRNNFLPPTRISGNLFLADLRMVDYQTPESYKC
- the LOC107443817 gene encoding myeloid differentiation primary response protein MyD88 isoform X5, whose protein sequence is MTDVRLNDFEILTKDDSKTGTKYLETDEVGFKLYFRHRDELAGHSEHATNLKIMEERCKRVIVVVSPSFLKCPADEAQAGYAAVTGLNERYRKLIPILYKPCEMPKMFRFFTKIDFTNGIRKEEVDKLVASLRDGYDTSSFMPPEDPPHHNPSPQYGPRNNFLPPTRISGNLFLADLRMVDYQTPESYKC
- the LOC107443817 gene encoding myeloid differentiation primary response protein MyD88 isoform X2, whose amino-acid sequence is MTDVRLNDFEILTKDDSKTGICTLYDAFVCYSDEDIDFVLLLAKYLETDEVGFKLYFRHRDELAGHSEHATNLKIMEERCKRVIVVVSPSFLKCPADEAQAGYAAVTGLNERYRKLIPILYKPCEMPKMFRFFTKIDFTNGIRKEEVDKLVASLRDGYDTSSFMPPEDPPHHNPSPQYGPRNNFLPPTRISGNLFLADLRMVDYQTPESYKC
- the LOC107443817 gene encoding myeloid differentiation primary response protein MyD88 isoform X4, translated to MKETINIRVCTLYDAFVCYSDEDIDFVLLLAKYLETDEVGFKLYFRHRDELAGHSEHATNLKIMEERCKRVIVVVSPSFLKCPADEAQAGYAAVTGLNERYRKLIPILYKPCEMPKMFRFFTKIDFTNGIRKEEVDKLVASLRDGYDTSSFMPPEDPPHHNPSPQYGPRNNFLPPTRISGNLFLADLRMVDYQTPESYKC
- the LOC107443817 gene encoding myeloid differentiation primary response protein MyD88 isoform X1 — translated: MKETINIRATSSSMTDVRLNDFEILTKDDSKTGICTLYDAFVCYSDEDIDFVLLLAKYLETDEVGFKLYFRHRDELAGHSEHATNLKIMEERCKRVIVVVSPSFLKCPADEAQAGYAAVTGLNERYRKLIPILYKPCEMPKMFRFFTKIDFTNGIRKEEVDKLVASLRDGYDTSSFMPPEDPPHHNPSPQYGPRNNFLPPTRISGNLFLADLRMVDYQTPESYKC